TTTCCTATAGATATCATAGTCATCACGTACAAAAGAGCGATAAGAACTCTTTTCGTAAATCTATGTTAATTGGATTAGTACATGGACTTGCTGGAAGTGGTGCGATGATTTTATTAACAATGAGTACGGTAGATAATGTCTGGTTAGCAAGTGGATATATTATTATTTTTGGAGTGGGTACGGTGATTGGTATGCTTTTATTTACAACTTTGATAGGGATACCATTTGTCGTAAGTAAAAACAAACAATATCTAAATAAAGTTCTTACACAATTAACTGGGGGAATAAGCGTATTGTTTGGAATCTATTATATATATAATTTAGGTGTCAAAGATGGTTTATTTACTATTTGGATGCAAGCGCTGTAACTTTTTTATAATAGCTTCCATTCAAATAAGGAGGGTCATAATGGGAATAATTGAAGAATACTTAGATAACTTATACAAGGAAGTTTCTCAAAGCAAACCTGTTAAATACGATCCAGTTTTGAAAGATCAGTTGTGTAAAGATGTTTCACGATCCTTAGGACATTTTGATTACGTTTCTAAGGATGTTCAAACCATTTTACTCGAAAAAATAGAAATGGATAGTTACACAAGAATGCGACTACAAATTAAGACTGTTGGTTCACTGCATATGTGTTTTTATTTATTATTACCACAAATAAATGAGTGTAAAAAAATTCCAGCAGTTATGGCTGTACATGGTCACGGTTATGGTAGCAAAGAAATAATTGGTCTAGATCGAGATGGAAATGAATCAGAAGAGCGAGGTATATATAAAGATTTTGCAGTGGAATTAGTGAAAAAAGGTGTGGTGGTAATTGTTCCAGAATTGGTGGGATTTGGTGATCGAAGG
The nucleotide sequence above comes from Paraliobacillus zengyii. Encoded proteins:
- a CDS encoding urease accessory protein UreH, translating into MELGIFSVMSLGFILGIKHAIEPDHVIAVSTIASRSKKVLRSSLAGVFWGIGHTATLFIVGLIFILMKGEISTPWMMSLELLVGLMLVYLGFTTVISYRYHSHHVQKSDKNSFRKSMLIGLVHGLAGSGAMILLTMSTVDNVWLASGYIIIFGVGTVIGMLLFTTLIGIPFVVSKNKQYLNKVLTQLTGGISVLFGIYYIYNLGVKDGLFTIWMQAL